A genome region from Bufo gargarizans isolate SCDJY-AF-19 chromosome 2, ASM1485885v1, whole genome shotgun sequence includes the following:
- the LOC122925518 gene encoding olfactory receptor 6F1-like: MNNIAKRVANNRSGCGIKCDILEKWSTTNQMTVQPLETGLPEATMGAEFKDGSLVLGLPLWGRALVASQEMDKRNQSTITEFLLLGFGSLHNLKILVFTFGLIVHIMALTANVLVIVLVVVTKSLHSPMYFFLSQLSLSEILFTSNIVPNMLWLILKGGGKVSVFGCLFQLYLLATPTVAQCLLLAAMAFDRHVAICRPLHYATIMTFTHQLQVVTSCWLVGFTLAFLIYISLSKLKFCGFNTINHFYCDIAPLLQLSCSSTSSVELVTALIAFTIVWSPFMFIIVTYISIIQTILNIPSSTGRHKAFSTCSSHLIIVCMYYGTLSSIYIFPPRDNSINLNKGLSVLYTLVTPLFNPLIYSLRNQNIRGAIFKYIQYLRLWKAKDT; encoded by the exons GCTTGCCAGAGGCTACGATGGGGGCTGAATTCAAAGATGGATCTTTGGTGCTTGGTCTGCCTTTGTGGGGAAGAGCTCTTGTTGCAAGCCAG GAAATGGACAAGAGAAATCAATCAACAATCACAGAATTTCTCCTCTTGGGATTTGGAAGCCTCCACAAcctcaagattttagtttttacttTCGGTTTGATAGTCCACATCATGGCTTTGACGGCAAATGTCCTGGTAATTGTCCTGGTTGTGGTCACCAAGAGCCTCCACTCCCCCATGTATTTCTTCCTTAGCCAGTTGTCCTTGTCGGAGATCCTGTTCACCAGTAACATTGTGCCCAACATGTTATGGCTGATACTGAAGGGAGGAGGGAAAGTATCGGTCTTTGGATGTTTATTTCAACTGTACCTATTAGCTACTCCAACAGTTGCCCAGTGCTTGTTGTTGGCAGCCATGGCCTTTGATCGGCATGTTGCCATATGTAGACCATTACACTATGCCACAATTATGACCTTCACACATCAGCTTCAGGTAGTCACCTCCTGTTGGTTGGTGGGATTCACCCTGGCCTTCTTAATATACATTTCATTGAGCAAGCTAAAATTTTGTGGCTTCAACACCATCAACCACTTCTACTGTGACATTGCTCCCCTTCTACAATTGTCCTGCTCCAGTACTTCCTCTGTAGAACTAGTCACCGCTCTGATAGCATTTACCATTGTTTGGTCACCATTTATGTTCATCATAGTCACCTACATTTCCATAATTCAGACCATCCTCAATATTCCCTCCAGCACTGGAAGACATaaagccttctccacctgcaGCTCCCACCTGATCATTGTGTGCATGTACTACGGGACACTGTCATCCATTTATATCTTCCCACCAAGAGATAATTCCATAAATCTGAACAAAGGTCTATCTGTTCTATACACACTGGTGACTCCATTGTTTAACCCTCTAATCTACAGCTTGAGAAACCAGAACATTAGAGGAGCCATTTTTAAATATATTCAATATTTGAGGCTGTGGAAAGCAAAGGACACGTAG